AGCCGGGGGCAGCTCGCCCGTCTTGATTTGATAGGTCCGGACGGCAGAGTCGATCGCGTGGATGCTGGACAGGGTGCGATTGGAGTTTGCCACTGCCTTACTACAGCCGCCGCCGACGAGTCCGCCGAGAATCACGAGTAGCGTGTGGTGACGCGGCAGGAGCATGTTTCTTTAAAGTCCCGGCAGACGGGATTTGTTTGTCTGCGCTTGACGATAGCTCGCCCGCGCTACCTCTCCGCCACCGCCGTCTTCGAAAGCGAATCGTGCCAAGCCCGGTTGCCGTTGGTGAAGAAGGCGGCGAAGAAACCGAGGAAGCAGGGGATCGCCGAGAGGAACTTCGCGGCGTTGCGGCTCGAGACTTGTTTCAGATTCAAGCTGTGGTTGTCGCGGTCGAGGCCGCGCACGCGGATGCCCATGATCACTTTCCCATACGTGCCGCGCCAAGGGGAGAGTTCCGCGAGTGCGCAATAGAATACCCAGAGCGTGAAGGCGCTTGCAGCGATCACCAGGTGAACCACCGCGGCCGGATGTTTCGGGGTAGAGCCGAGCGATCCACTTTCAAACGGGTTGATCCCGAAGAATTTGGTCGAAGCGAAGTAGAGCAGCAGGAAGATCGGCAGGACATCGATCATGTAAGCCATGACCCGCTTGAATCCGTTGGCGGGCCGATAAGTCAGGTAAAGCATCCGGAAGAGATTTTACATGATAATCGGGCGCGGGGAGTCAATCGAAAGCCTTGTCCTGCGCCGGGGCAATTGCGGTGGTCCGAGGGGGAGGCGGGGCTTGTCAGGGGTGGGCGGGATGACAGAGGGTGCGGGCAACTTTCCCCGTTCAAACGGGTTTGCCCGCGAGCTCATTAAAAGATGAAGTTCACCCTTTTTTCCCTACTTGTGGCCTTGGCCGCGCCGCTCATGGCCGCGGAGAAGCCGAATATCGTGGTCGTCCTGATCGATGACATGGGGTGGGGGGACTTCTCTTGCTTCGGGAACAAGGAGGCGAAGACGCCGAATATCGATCGCCTTGCGGAGGAAGGCATTCGCTTCCGGCAGTTCTATGTGAATTCGCCGATCTGCTCGCCTTCACGCTGTGCGCTGACCACGGGTCAGTACCCGCAGCGGTGGAAGATCACTTCTTTCTTGGAGAACCGTGCTGCGAACCGAAGACGCGGAATGGCCCAGTGGCTCGATCCGGAAGCGCCGACGCTCGCGCGCTTTCTGAAGTCCGCAGGGTATGCGACCGGGCACTTCGGCAAGTGGCATCTCGGCGGCCAGCGCGATGTGGACGATGCCCCGCCGATCACGCGCTATGGATTTGATCAGAGCCTGACGAACTTCGAAGGCATGGGCCCGAAGCTGCTGCCTC
This portion of the Luteolibacter luteus genome encodes:
- a CDS encoding RDD family protein is translated as MLYLTYRPANGFKRVMAYMIDVLPIFLLLYFASTKFFGINPFESGSLGSTPKHPAAVVHLVIAASAFTLWVFYCALAELSPWRGTYGKVIMGIRVRGLDRDNHSLNLKQVSSRNAAKFLSAIPCFLGFFAAFFTNGNRAWHDSLSKTAVAER